The Mytilus edulis chromosome 4, xbMytEdul2.2, whole genome shotgun sequence nucleotide sequence tatacagaattttttttctatacacctccagattttgagcAGACTTTAGATATATGAGACTTcaatcatgtttgtgtccacatgtgttattcaaattgcagatttttcaactttttgggacgggcccatttgtgtcgctttgacacatctagtttttaaGCAGTCTTTGAAAtatgtaaatgaggtcaaggacatggGCATATGACAAGACGGAAACTACAtaacataaggtatctgcatacaagATATCAAGCATCCAGGTCTattaccttctgaaatataatgCCTTATACACAAAATTTATGCAGTTGTGGCAGGAAAGCAATTCCTGGCCTGCATTCTGTGATTTTTATCCCAGTCTAGACCAAATTCACCTAATTGTACTGAGATTGGTTTACATTACCATCAATATTAAATTAAGTCTTGATTATTAAAAAGTTATGGGTTTAATCCCAAAGACTAATATTGTTAGTTGTTTCCATCATCAAGTGTGACAATAGGTGATACAAAACATCTTCGTTGCAGTAAGATCAGACTTGTTTGAAAAATGAGTGGAAGGCGAAAAGGTGGAAAAATCAAAGTGAAAGGAAAAAGTAGATCATCAAAAGCAGATCGACAATTTCCTGTTGATAGAATCCATCGTCTTTTAAGGAAAGGGAATTATGCTGATTGAGTTGGGGCTAGTGCATCTGTTACCAAGCTGCTGTGTTGGAAGATTTTGCAGCAGAAGTGCTTGAATTGGCGGGAAACGCAGCGAGAGAAAATAAGAAGAGCAGAATTATTCCAAGACATATACTAATAGCCATCAGAAATGACGTAGAACTTAAAAGACTATAAGGATCTGTGACCATTGCACAGGGAGGAGTTCTACCCAACATTTCAGCAATGCTTCTACCGAAAAAGACGTTGAAAAAAACTACTTGGGTATCATCACAATCACAAgaattttaaatctaaattacTGTTTCTGTTTATAATAAAAAGTGTATTTGTCAGTCTGcaataaactattaaaaaaaaataaaaaaatatgacagtaGACTGTTAGGCCtgtggaataataaaaaaattataatttactgTAAAGATGCATCTTGAGGAGTATATCAAATGCCCACAAGTAAAGGAAAATTATGTTCTTTGCATAACCCAACTTGTATTTTTAACCATCCAACTAGCAAGGGCATAAAAAAAGCTAATTAAGTGAAGGAAGGCTATACACATTGTCCTGTTTTAATGCTAAGTGTTTGGCTAGTACCTAGATATCAACACATTGAACCTGTTTACCTCTTCAGAGGAATTCCCAGGTGCTTTTTTGAAGATGAGACTTCTAATTTACCCAACATAACCTTATTTGTCTTGTCAAATTTCCTTTAAGTTTAACTACTTTCAGGATATAACTAACttattaacaagagtgcacacgctgaaatgtctctctttatttactaatcattgatgttatgttgatagtcctaaatttaaggctttattacaactgtcacataaacttaacattaacctagaaaacaaaaatttgaccaatgaaccatgaaaatgaggtcaaggtcatatgaaccatACTAGGCAGGCATGTATAGCTaataattcttccatacaacaaatatagttgacctattgcttatggtttaagaaaaacaaaccaaaactcaaaagcttaactctgagcaatgaaccatgaaaatgaggtcaaggtcaaataaaacctgcgtgactgacatattatagatcataaaatatttccatacatcaaagatagttgacctattgcatatagtattaaaaaaagatcaaaactcaaaaaacttaactataaccactgaaccatgaaaatgaggttaaggtctgatgacacctgccagttggatatgtacaccttacagtccttccatacatgaatatactagaccttttGCTAAGTATCTGAGATATTGACttcaccaaaacttaaccttgttcactgatccatgaaaagaggttgaggtcaagtgaaaagtgtctgacaggcatgaggaccttgcaaggtacccaaatatagttatcctattacttataatagaGACAATTTAACTTTACAaataatcttaactttttttcaagtagtcactaaaccatgaaaatcaggtcaaggacattggacatgtgactgacagaaacttcgtaacatgaggcatccaggTCTTCtgccttctaaaatataaagcttttaggAAGTTAGCCAATGCCACCCacgccggatcactatccttgtgtagagctttctgcaacaaatgTTGCAGGCTGGACAAAAACTGTAACTTTTGCCCAACATAAAATCAATTGGTCAGTTCCTTGTAGGAGGCTACTGAATACAAAGATGCATCCTTGCAATAAGTTATATAATTGAAGGAAATTAAAATCACAGGTGTGAACTGGGACATAAACCatatcttttatttattaaagCATATAGTATAGTTAAGAAGGATTTAATTTTTGTGGGAGGCGTATATACTTCCTCAGATGTATCCTTACACCAAGTTACATATTTGTACATCACTAAGTAACTGAGGCCTAAAACTTTATTGAAgacaaaaaagtataaatataaatccGTGACAATTTTAAGGAATTATGCTACACTTCTTGTGATAATCCTGACACCaggttatttgatttttatcacttGAACTCGAAGTAAGGCACCTGTAATTAAGTAGTTTTCATtagttgctgtatatcatatttgtttttatgtttgttacataaataaggccattggttttctcatttgaatgttttacatttttgatttgaTGGCcctttttatagcttgctatgcagtatgtttatttttctcattgtttaagtcATACATGACCTATAGATGCTAACTTCTACATCCTTTactctctggtggatagttgtctcattggtaatcgtaccacatcttcttacaaatATTGAAGTTTAATCTTAATTGAAGTTGACTCATTTAAACTTTAAGAGCCTATGACATTTCTTGAGGAAATAACATAATATTGTGTTTTAGGATGTCTATGTTTtatcaataacaaaacaaatacaaattgcTCATTCTTCATTCaggttttatttatcatttaaaatattgaaacgtGCACCAACAATTCACAAACTGAATgtgaaaacagaaaacaatttcaGTATCCTAGTTTGTATAACAAAACTCTCCCATATTATGTGTGTTTTTtatagcaaggatttgtatagtgctatATACAAATCCTTACTTATAGTTAATCTTCATTGTACATTCATACAAggatactatacaaatccttgattcaTATCAACAATTTGAGAAACAAAATATAGTAGAAATATTAAGCTTAAATTCTGAATTAGTTATCATATATTACAACTAGCAACTTACCTGATCCTCTACTTGTCAACTATGTTAActgtttaaacattttattacTTCTAAAACACTGTATTAAATTTATTAGTGTTCCAGCTTGGATAtgaaaaaatatgacattttttgtgCAACTGAAAATCTGATTATATTTAACAGAATCATTTTAACTTTGCAAACTGGTCAAGTCCCTTAAGTATGATttattctttctattttttttttttttgggttgATATGCCAGATGActatattgaaaattgaaaagatatattttaaaacttcacTATGAATTAAACTCCGTTTTGTTAACCAGTCTGTGTGAATCATTTCGATAAGAGTCCCTGAAGAGGATACCTtggtatgcagggttgtcaaattaTGCAATTGAATGCAACTATGAACTGTGCCAAAAGAGCAGACATTTCGCCCTGTGAAAAATAACCGTCTGGAACACttacaattatttatacatgtatataaatatttgttttttattgatgaaatttcacattagaaaaaatgaaatttattcatATGTAGTTTTTTGGTTAGAAATCCTTATCTACTCCAAGTCCTCCAACACCAGCAATTGTTACTACAGTGTAGCATGTGTAGATGATTCATAGATTCTTTAATACTTAAAATAGCATTGATAACATAATATTCTTATACAGAATATACCAATCTCTAGATAAACTTTGACGATAAAAATAAATTGCCACAATGTTTACATGCCATAAATAACATAATAACTATCAGGAAGTtcaacatcaaaaacaaatgcaGAGTAGGTAAAATAATATCAGGTTTTCTCTTGAAAATACAGGTTAATGAAAATCTCATAAAAATCAACATTCGAAACACATGcaattaaaaattattcaaatcaTACGAACATTCATAAAACGCATTTCTTTAATGCTTATTTTTAACATAATGTAAAATCATTATCTATATAAATTCAAAATCAATGATTCATTTAATAAAGAACATTCATACTGTATACATTAAGTACTGTATATATGAAGTCTCAGTCCTTTTAACATAAAAGATATGTACAATTGAAATATTGATAAGATATTTTTCTGGAATGCACTCCCAATTTCTATCATATGACAGTTAGTAAAACTGTAATTAAAATGGCTTGGTTTTGACATTAACAAATCAAAAACTGAAAGACTATGTCACTGTATATCTACACATTTGTACACTCATTATTCCCTCATAAAGGAGGAAAATTATCAATGCAAATTCCTAACTTTGTGTTATTTGACATGCAAGGTAAAAGCTACTAGTCttcaataggtaaaaatatcatgTATGTGAATTaggtttttttatgaaataaaattgtcttaaaattgaacaaaagtcaacatttatttatttagctGCCTATGTTTATAATCTTTTTGGGGCTCATTTTGGCACATAAACAACAAAATGAACAAGAAATCTACAACGAAAGGAAAATCATTCCTTTTTGTAACCACCtacatttctttaatatttatgtGTGAAGGTCTATTGAActaacaatttgaaatttgaaatgttaaaaaaaagttacatatGATGTCATGCATAACATTTCCCCACTTGCTTTCTTTTtattgtatatcatgtatattgatgAAAAAGTCTATGCTCATTAGGTATAATCAATTTTAAAGTATCTCCAACATAAAGTGACTGTTTGGAAAATCTGTAAATGGCTTCCACAGTACTATTAAAACATCTTAAAGTTGAAACCAAATATAAAATCCTTCCTTCAGAAGCTGAGTAATATTAATTGAAAGTTACAGATGGACGGACAAGATCATCGCAGAACATATAACATTCTATATATGTTAGGGGATAAATTACCTTTATCTGTATTGTATTATATAACAACAAGAGTCTTATATGTCAGGTTGACAAACACAAATTTTCTAAACTGATCATCAAGCAACCTACTTGAGACAAGATGAAAGTATGAAAATTTTATGGTAACAGATGCCAGACAATGATAGACCCAAAGTTCACATGGGCCAATTTAAGAACTGATCTTAAGTAGAGTAAAAACTGGATATTATATGTACAAACTCCATCTCAAAAAGACTGACCAAAGCTTGATGAGTCCACTGACCATGCTAACAACAAGGATAAAGCCAACTTGTCTAGTCCTTTAATAGGTAAGGCATAAGTGTGCAGTTGATTAACTATCACTGAAAACAAGTCTCTGTATCATCTTACATTATTAAACCAAATAAACCAGTTAACTTAGTGAGCCCTTTATACACCAATTTTATTCATGCCAGGATgtcacttatttttttattagaattatctccccttctgCAGGCTTTCTTTAGTATAAGCAGTAAAATTTCATCTTCATGAGAAATTAAATGCTTGTGCCACgaaaatatatcaacaaataaaaatattaccaaaaaaaTTTCGTAGAACAACATAGTAAAAGAACAacttaaatcatttttaaatattggttTATACCCCACAACAAAACAAATCTGACTGAAACTTAACAAAACATTATGTTCTAAAACACACTTCTGCTGCTTATTATAGTAGACTTTATAAGTACAAGTACAAAATTATGTTACACATcttggaacagtaaaaaatatttatactgcCTATAAATCCTACTTAATACATTTTACACTTTGTAAATGTACAGGCAGTGAATATAAAtctttatacatttgtacatgtatataaaagtgACTAGAGTTATATATATTCTTGAACTCAATATATATTagtaaatctaaaataaatactATAATGATTGTTTAAACTTATTTAACTGGCCTCCAATGCAACAGTCActtctttaaaatataattatgaaaCAGCATATTGGTAGTtaggaataaaaacaaaaattaagagAGATAAAACTCAACTCTCTTCAGCatgttcaaattcaaaaattattcaaGGATAAGTTTAACAAGCCATGTACATACAtaatgtatatgttccagaccatatgcaAATATGGACAGTACGGTCCAGTACAAGCagaccatacatgttattggatcatatgggttaaatttaaacctatatttatcaaaatctttatttttagttttataaaaaaaaaggttaatattACAATTAGTTGGCTAAAgtgaacaaacgaacaattgaaattaaaaatttgtttaattgtatatctgaatcctctTTTGGTACTATCGCCaaaggtgacacttgctaccacaagtaacgtaataatttttacatttacatgtttgcagttcatacaaatgtacatgtttctTGAtcttcctttgcatttgcattttttttgggtaaatttgctaaatatatattctaaaaacaacattatgtttacttccgataacttcaatttcagtgAGCATAATATTatatttacttccgataacttcaactTCAGTGAGCATAATTCAATTGATGTATTACTGAttgacatgctaaatacaagatttaattagcgtgacttatttaaatagttaaaatataaagtttttatttcaattacaattgaactttttatattatttgagagttaagttatgttgattgttatatgcatttgtatctaataaacatgataaacttgaccaactttttAATATTAGTCCGACCGTACGAGTATTTAGAAAAAGTACGCCTACAGTCCAGACCGTAAACGTACGGTCCGAATACTCAAACGTTCTGGAACATATACATGGCAACTAATTTTGAAGCTTATAAAgcatataacaatgtataattactttgaacatgtatatattattttagAAAAGCTATGATTTGTCAATTTTTATCACGCTTCAAAACCTGAATAGTAATTTATGCACATGTGTTTTACGAAACTCACATTACTCAATGCAAGGATTATTTTTTATACCTATTTAAtgacttaaatttataaaaatacaaatgcagTTTTATGTTtagtcaatatatatatgtacatacatgtactttatatatgcattattatataattatcatgattatgactATAACATGCTTTTAATATTCATGTCTTTTTATCTGCAACAGTCTTAAAAGGTTAAGATTCATAATAAAAGGAGTAGACCTGTACATACCTTAGCTGAAAATTGTCTGTTGAGTTTTTAcacaaatgtaaatattttcttttcatatttaaacatgataaaaacataCTAAAAAAGTAACTGGAATGAACAAAACTTAAAAAGATACATAATATAAATTAAACTAAAAGAAGCAATTAAGAAAGAAAATCTGAGTAAAACTGGACTTGAGGCAAATCTGGTTTTGATGGTAGAACTTGGTGGCTGTTTATTCATATTGATCTGTATTTAGGCATGTTGGTGTTTACATCTGTGGTAATTATAAGAAGCATTGTTAAATTAATTTTCCTGAGTATACAGTAaatctgaaatagaaaaaaaatcaaatctaacattaatttttaaaagtataaaaaacatataaaaatcatAATGGAAATTGAGAGATGAAAAGTATGTTTCTAATTTCAACTGCAAGTGCAACATATTTCAGTCATGTCAGTATGCATGTATGTGTTATTAGTGTTTGTTAATAACTTTTTGTTGTAAGTCAAGATGCCTCCTTAAAATACATGTCatgtattaaacatgttattaaatgttaataatgaaaattagaaatatcTGCTACTGAATCAGGTAACTTTCACAATAATCAATTTGTTCATGTTGGTATACaaatacattttcttatgtacatACATACACTATATATTTTTAGGTAGAAGAACTAGGCAATAATTATACTTCATACTTGTATACTACATTTACATGTCCATGAAAAAGGAAATTGGTATCTCATTCTGCTACCCTTTTTAAACCTTGAACACACActtgcatttttgtaaataaatgtgtTGTTCACTATATACATATGGCCTGTATCATgtgttaaaaaagaaatatatccttAACCCTTTGTTACAAACAATACATTTTGCTATagttaatgtacatgtatatcaaaaatagttataatattttaaataaaacaatataaatagctgtttttttctttcaagtaAGCATTTAACCACTTTTGCTATAATATTAtctacatttaatatatatttaccttTCATTTATAAATCAAATTCTGTAAAATCAATATGATGTGTATTTGTGAGACTTTGTGCTGCAATTGTTGCCTGTTTAATTGCCATCTTATATGGACCccttttctttttattgtaaCGAACTTTAAAATCTTCCAGAAAAGGGTACAAGTCTGAACACTGAATATGTGACATTGTGGAGGATCCAAACCAAGCTAAATGTGCAAGCTGTCGTAAAACAACACCACTCTCTCTTGAACTAACAGCTATTGATAATACCCGTCCTGGCCACCATGGAAATCCTTTGATTTTACCCCAAACAATATCCCCTAATTGAACAGTTCTTCCatcagttttaatacattttgttacatctcTAGTTTGTATTTTCATCATTAATGGACGAAGAACTTCAATGTTTTCATCAAGTTCAACAGGAGGCCCATCTGCCTCTTCCTCCTCCTCATTGTCTTCAGCACTACTCTGACTATCCTCATTAACACTACTAGCATTGAATTGAACTTCGTTGTCATCCTCACTCCCTGCTGACATCATGACATTGTCATCACTCTCTGACATTGAAGTATGGGAACTATCACTAGACACGCACGATTCGTTGACTTCTTCAATCGATTTTTCTCTACTTCTCAGTCTATATTCTTTTCTTGGTTTTAAATCTATTTTATCAATACTTTGAACACTTTGTTGAGGtgacattttaatattgtatgtATTGTCTATATCTCTCCTTGGAGAGAGCCCTTTATTTTGTCTCCATGTATATAGCAAACGAGGTCTTTGAGACATAATTGTTTGTTGATTTGAATCACAATACTGtaaattatcattattttcatcacattttttaaCCATATCATCTGCAGAATTTTTCAATTCTTCTTCATGTTTCCTTTTGTgctttcttttatgttttttatgaTGATAAATGTCAGCTGAAATATGCTCAGCAACACTGTCATTTTCACATTCCTTTTCAAGCTCcttaaatttcaacttttttaatttcctatgaCTAGAATCATCTAATTGATTTACAGTTTTTGGTTCAGAAGATTTGCTATCACCTTTATTAGATACACCATCCACTTCATCTCCATGAAGACGTGGAGGAATTTGTAACACAGTACCCGCTcctatattaatttttataaatggaCTAGCTTTAGTCATATTAGTGTTCAGCATACTAATTTTGTCTGGTAACTTTTCTAGCTTAATAGTTTTAGAAACACTGTGGTTTTCGGCTTTGAGGTTTTGATTACTAGGTCGTCTGCGGAAGCCTTCTTTGGACGGTGAagctgttgttttattattagtTGTGTTTTCTGGTTTTGTACCTTGTTTTGGAACAGCAGTTATAGGTACAATACCTTTATCAGTTTCTTGACACATTGCCTTACATTTGTTACACAACATCTGTCGAGGTCTTAGACGAATGTGTTGCCGTGTATTTTTATCTTTGTGTACATTCTTCACAGGAACATGTTCCTTCATCTTATTTTCGTGTTGCATGTAGGTATGTCTGAAATATGTGGCAGGAACTTCAATATTTCCATCCTCTGTTTCTATACCATTCCCTTCAGCTCCTTTAAATCTTGAGCAGACACCATGAGgtatatttctgaaataaaaatttttttttttttcaaatattgagaaACAATTTATGTTTATCCTCAGTCtagttttttatgttttgtgaACTGATGTGtatctgttgaattattctttttttgtcatggtgttgtcaatttggtatctttcgcctctctttttacTAGTAATTAGACAAAAAATTGGAGTTTATAAATGATTACACAGTTGTTAAaacaaaattctgaaaaattcaccattttattatttaacttccAGATAAACACCTACAAATATATGCaataatttttttgtgttttctgaTCACTTTTGAAGTTTTCTGCTTTTAAATTAAATACCACCTGTTCTGTTCAACCTCAAAAGGTTATGTGTAATATAAATgacaaaagtaaatattttaacattatgtAATAATATCTGATAATAAGAAGTAAAAACAATGAAGAACAGCACAACAAAATGTACTTATCAGATtgaattttaattgaataaagaAGAGACCTATGTAAAACTGCTTGCAATAATATTGAACAAACCTTTGATATCCCTACCACTAAGTTGACTTAATTAAGTCCCTAAAACATTACATTATCATGAATTCAAATTGGGACAAGTTTTTAAGATGTGTCACTTAAGAGAGAATTAAAGACCATGTCAAattaaaaagtattattttaactactttttcttcattataatTCAGAGAGAGTTGGAAATGGCACCCAACTCACTAAACAGTAAGTTGCATTCAGAATTTCAGACATAGTATTATGTTGTATAGTTGGATCATCATATGGAACTCTTGCCAAAAAATGACTGAATGTTGTTAATTTCAAGTTCCAATTTTAATTCAAGTTCAGGATGACTTGCCCAAAAAATAATTTGAGTAGCTTTGGAAGTCTActatatgttattgtttaatgTATTtctacatttgtttttgtatccatctgatgactCATAATTAGGCCTTCTTGAAGTTATTCAACTGACTTTTGTAGTTTATTCTTTATGTTGTACTTAGTGTTTCCTGCAGGTTGTTTTGGCGTGCAAAAGTGCCTTGGCCTTTTAAggaatcaaagcgctgtaagcgctgaaggcagttaaccaaaaaccaaggcaaccgtaataatgaaaactgtggcaatgttgcctcaacattaaacattcatatatagtccattcatgtttatgtaatgatttatttattaaggcaaataatttatatatgttatcaaggtttcaaaagcaatgcatatatcaatgtatatttttttatggtgagtctgcagtggtacaagttcccaatgattgcagttgttctacttggtagttgaacggactggtttccctggaaagaaaactgagtttttgttctatagtacaaaagttatgagacacgaatcagacaaatgttcactacaacagggattaaaggtgaggtctgactgacctgcccaaagtaaatgtaaatgatttgttattttgtcctatacatatgaatatatataatttaggggtggagatctcaacggttttcatgctctcaaacaggtaggggtaggcagaggattgAGGGggaccgcccccccccccccccctttgggggaaaaaattggttgcttaaatagggaatcactgaagcgtgactggagcaggccccttcttaggtcagtcagtgggcccccacttacgaaaatttctggatcccccACTGGGgatagggtgaccctagggacttcccctacatttcattttatttgtaatattgtcccatgcatgaatatatatggtaattaggggtggggatctcattggtttcaaagttctcaaacaggaggggtagggtgaccccagggattccatctatattttatttaattagttatagttattttatttgatttgttatattgtatagttaatccaaaaaaaaaatgtatgagtaTATATGGTgtaggggtaaggatcttgaccattttcaagttctcaaacaggagggtgtacagtgacctcagggactcccctatctttcatttgaattgttatattgtcccatacatgaaaatatatggtttaggggtggggatctggaccatttttaaattctaaaacaggaaggGTGGGTGACCCCCCAGCGACTctttctatatttcatttgatttttcatattgtcacaaacatgaatatatatggttgcaccccccccccccccccccttaaatttgcatagcatgggttgttctcagcttaataaagaatattccgataattttacctcaatttttttagcctcgctctgctcggcgaaaatttaagtttgcgcccttcctaacctaaaatcctggatctgcccctcatatggtttaggggtggggagctggaccgtttccaagttatcaaacaggaggggtagagttgcattatttgtgaaaataaagaaagacaCTTTCAACttctttaattgacccttcaaaattgagaaaaacaaataacccttcgaaattgcagtaatatgtttacactttaaaagcatctcacatgcattatcatcatttatcactgataaaggaaatttagactgtgaccatgaatatgtatatttttagatatactgttcccagctgtcacgttgtatttggttacttatatagggaatcattgaagcgtgactgaagcgggccccctcttacattgtaggtcagtcagtgggcccccacttgtgTAGatttctggatccgtcactgctgtataaaatatttttctgctttttctttcttttacatatatcttctagtgtttatattcatttaccatgcatagatttattttttcatctgctttgatttatttagtaattgatcgccaaacccggaattatccttatccgcttccggaatcgtatccgatattgtaaaattttgtcttcacggccgccattgttatgtgtttacaatgttgtttttgtcaatcagatacgattttactcgagtttatacaatatttgtcggcgattttctgtataaagctagcgg carries:
- the LOC139519055 gene encoding PWWP domain-containing protein 2A-like, with amino-acid sequence MAETRRQNKIISKGSKLPVTIEDAIEDALIVCLDYGARKYRGILLDSNKRNIPHGVCSRFKGAEGNGIETEDGNIEVPATYFRHTYMQHENKMKEHVPVKNVHKDKNTRQHIRLRPRQMLCNKCKAMCQETDKGIVPITAVPKQGTKPENTTNNKTTASPSKEGFRRRPSNQNLKAENHSVSKTIKLEKLPDKISMLNTNMTKASPFIKINIGAGTVLQIPPRLHGDEVDGVSNKGDSKSSEPKTVNQLDDSSHRKLKKLKFKELEKECENDSVAEHISADIYHHKKHKRKHKRKHEEELKNSADDMVKKCDENNDNLQYCDSNQQTIMSQRPRLLYTWRQNKGLSPRRDIDNTYNIKMSPQQSVQSIDKIDLKPRKEYRLRSREKSIEEVNESCVSSDSSHTSMSESDDNVMMSAGSEDDNEVQFNASSVNEDSQSSAEDNEEEEEADGPPVELDENIEVLRPLMMKIQTRDVTKCIKTDGRTVQLGDIVWGKIKGFPWWPGRVLSIAVSSRESGVVLRQLAHLAWFGSSTMSHIQCSDLYPFLEDFKVRYNKKKRGPYKMAIKQATIAAQSLTNTHHIDFTEFDL